The Lactuca sativa cultivar Salinas chromosome 2, Lsat_Salinas_v11, whole genome shotgun sequence genome includes a window with the following:
- the LOC111909707 gene encoding pentatricopeptide repeat-containing protein At4g19890 → MLRVNSERRLFNGVCNTHLNSLLKQRNFSYKPSEEPHTDWFPPPRPPSHPQSSSRSVVRNVCSLVCQSYYQQQTHFKSTPTQLTLPIASDSLTTEEAITVVASLADEAGSMVALSFFYWAIGFPSFRHFMRFYVVAATSLIENGNSERAHEVMRCMVKNLAEIGRLKEAVTMVIEMRNQGLEPCTQTLNCLLGVATEMGSIELARKVFVEMSERGAFPDSSTFKILIISYCKTNEISQVDQWLIAMLDKGFLLDNATCTLVLSTFCEKGHINRALWFFHKMIGNGLTPNVINYTTLINGLCKRGSIKQAFELLEEMVRKGWKPNVYTHTVLIDGMCKKGWTDKAFRLFLKLVRSESYKPNVLTYTAMINGYCKEGKVNRAEMLLTRMQEQGLVPNENTYTTLINGHCKNGNLNRAFELLHEMQKEGSPPNMYTYNAIIHGLFKKGRIEEAYEQLEICLKQGLQPDEVTYNILIMEKSKESDIKHVLVILSKMIKIGVKRDIHLYTTLISRFSWMKRMDESERLFDDLVKNGLIPSKETYTSMICGYCREGKVENGRKMFEKMSENGCLPDSITYGALISGLCKESKLNEAKSYYDAMIEKGLVPCEVTRLTIAYEYCKVNELSKAMEVVDRLEKKLWVRTLNTLVRKLCSEKKVEIAVPFVHKLIDKEKNLDRIMLMGFVTACYDSNHYALVSDISERISKGIG, encoded by the coding sequence ATGCTTCGAGTCAACAGTGAAAGAAGGCTCTTCAATGGCGTTTGCAACACCCACCTTAACTCTCTCCTTAAACAAAGGAATTTTTCCTACAAACCCAGTGAAGAACCGCATACAGACTGGTTTCCTCCTCCGCGTCCTCCTTCCCATCCTCAGTCGTCCTCCAGGTCTGTTGTCAGAAATGTATGTTCTTTGGTCTGTCAATCATACTATCAGCAACAAACCCATTTCAAATCCACACCTACTCAGCTTACTCTTCCAATTGCTTCTGATTCTTTAACTACCGAAGAAGCAATCACCGTCGTCGCATCCCTCGCCGACGAAGCCGGATCAATGGTGGCTCTGAGTTTCTTCTATTGGGCAATTGGGTTTCCGAGCTTCAGACACTTTATGAGGTTTTACGTCGTTGCAGCAACATCGTTGATCGAAAATGGAAATTCAGAGAGGGCCCACGAAGTGATGCGGTGTATGGTGAAGAACCTGGCGGAGATCGGCAGGTTGAAGGAGGCTGTTACTATGGTTATCGAGATGAGAAACCAAGGATTAGAGCCATGTACACAAACCCTAAATTGTCTTCTCGGAGTCGCTACAGAGATGGGTTCCATTGAACTTGCAAGGAAGGTGTTTGTCGAAATGTCTGAAAGAGGTGCATTTCCTGATTCTTCCACTTTCAAGATTCTAATCATCTCATACTGTAAAACTAACGAAATTTCCCAAGTTGATCAATGGTTAATCGCAATGTTAGACAAAGGATTTCTCTTAGACAATGCAACATGTACACTAGTTCTCTCTACTTTTTGTGAAAAGGGTCATATCAATCGAGCACTATGGTTTTTCCACAAGATGATTGGGAATGGATTAACACCGAATGTTATCAACTACACAACTTTGATAAACGGATTATGTAAAAGAGGAAGCATCAAGCAAGCTTTTGAATTGTTAGAGGAAATGGTTAGAAAAGGATGGAAACCAAATGTGTATACTCACACAGTGTTAATCGATGGCATGTGTAAAAAAGGGTGGACTGATAAAGCATTTAGGCTTTTTCTAAAGCTTGTGAGAAGTGAATCCTATAAACCCAATGTCCTCACTTACACTGCTATGATCAATGGATACTGCAAAGAAGGAAAAGTCAACCGTGCAGAAATGTTGTTGACCAGAATGCAAGAACAAGGTTTGGTTCCAAATGAGAACACTTACACTACTCTCATAAATGGACATTGCAAAAATGGGAATTTAAATCGGGCATTTGAATTGTTACATGAGATGCAAAAAGAAGGGTCACCTCCAAATATGTATACGTATAATGCAATTATTCATGGGTTGTTTAAAAAAGGAAGAATTGAAGAAGCATATGAACAATTGGAGATATGTTTAAAACAAGGATTACAACCCGATGAAGTGACATATAACATTCTAATAATGGAAAAGAGTAAAGAATCGGATATTAAACATGTGTTAGTGATATTAAGTAAGATGATCAAGATTGGTGTAAAACGTGATATACATTTGTACACCACTTTGATATCAAGATTTTCTTGGATGAAAAGAATGGATGAAAGTGAGAGGCTTTTTGATGATTTAGTGAAAAATGGATTAATCCCAAGTAAGGAAACTTACACTTCTATGATTTGTGGGTATTGTAGAGAAGGGAAAGTCGAAAATGGTAGAAAAATGTTTGAAAAAATGAGTGAAAATGGTTGTTTGCCTGATAGTATTACTTATGGTGCTCTTATAAGTGGACTTTGTAAAGAGTCAAAGTTGAATGAGGCTAAATCATACTATGATGCTATGATTGAAAAAGGACTTGTTCCATGTGAAGTTACTCGTTTGACAATTGCTTATGAGTATTGTAAAGTGAATGAATTGAGTAAAGCCATGGAGGTTGTTGATAGATTAGAGAAGAAGTTATGGGTTAGAACATTGAATACTTTGGTGAGAAAGTTATGTAGTGAGAAGAAAGTGGAGATTGCAGTTCCTTTTGTTCATAAATTGATTGATAAAGAGAAGAATTTGGATCGAATAATGCTTATGGGTTTTGTTACTGCATGTTATGATAGCAATCATTATGCTCTTGTTTCTGATATATCAGAAAGAATATCAAAAGGAATTGGTTAG
- the LOC111909710 gene encoding protection of telomeres protein 1b, translated as MPNPESDDYKFLRIVDATTSINQKVNLIGVVTEAGIPKQSKGTDCCCTIRIVDESNPSSGISVNVFAETFDKLPNVESTGDIIQFSHVVMKLHGSEVNAVFNKRFSAFALYEGSNFSNFVPYQVSSKFHAREQDNKFIADLRKWTITHLPETESNGFFQLNSIKQGIRSNLICKVLHICEVTQGEWMLFVWNGTDAPPLDIHSKLEEELKNPLCLQLEEPPLSREVLCSFPTVGSVLRITADRCNARLALQLLKAGRWVQFRNIQFEAREGLWCGILMHSSKFSYLPDDNKVVLEFQREYKKRFKGKWTRMPLSSFPWPPNLTKTEHEHVPLVTLMDMITYPKVLYKYRCVVRVVATLPGEATNFRGPTGIYRIRFTLEDPTARIHACLYDKDAEKFFGGYPDDDEMIKLHKVLLGIDENNGKARNPPWIDCCLKSYYVDKNDMWGSRRYGIFDTKLINW; from the exons ATTGTTGTTGCACAATAAGGATTGTAGATGAATCAAATCCAAGCTCTGGTATCTCCGTTAATGTTTTTGCTGAAACTTTTGATAAGCTCCCAAATGTTGAGTCCACCGGTGACATTATTCAGTTTTCTCATGTTGTG ATGAAACTTCATGGATCCGAGGTCAATGCTGTTTTCAACAAAAGATTTTCAGCATTTGCATTATATGAAGGAAGTAATTTTTCAAACTTTGTACCTTATCAAGTTTCCTCCAAGTTTCATGCTAGAGAACAAGACAACAAGTTCATAGCAGACTTGAGAAAGTGGACAATTACTCACCTACCTGAAACAG AATCAAATGGCTTCTTCCAACTGAATTCAATCAAACAAGGAATTCGATCCAACTTGATTTGTAAG GTTCTTCATATCTGTGAAGTTACACAAGGTGAGTGGATGCTTTTTGTATGGAATGGAACTGATGCTCCACCATTAGATATTCATTCAAa GCTTGAAGAAGAGCTTAAGAACCCTCTTTGTCTACAATTAGAAGAGCCTCCATTATCAAGAGAAGTTTTGTGTAGTTTCCCAACTGTTGGGAGTGTTTTAAGGATAACTGCTGACAGGTGTAATGCCAGGCTGGCACTTCAGTTACTGAAAGCTGGCAGATGGGTTCAGTTTAGGAATATTCAATTTGAAGCTCGTGAGGGTTTATGGTGTGGAATTTTGATGCATTCTTCTAAGTTTAGTTATTTGCCTGATGACAATAAAGTTGTGTTAGAGTTCCAAAG GGAATACAAGAAACGATTTAAAGGAAAGTGGACTCGTATGCCATTGTCTAGCTTCCCTTGGCCTCCTAATCTCACAA AGACAGAGCATGAGCATGTGCCTCTTGTTACACTGATGGACATGATCACCTATCCAAAG GTGTTATACAAATACAGATGTGTAGTTCGTGTAGTGGCAACATTACCTGGTGAGGCTACCAACTTTCGTGGTCCCACTGGTATTTATAGGATTCGCTTCACACTCGAAGATCCTACAGCTAGAATCCATGCATGTTTATATGACAAAGATGCG GAAAAGTTTTTTGGAGGCTATCCGGATGATGATGAAATGATAAAATTGCATAAGGTGTTACTTGGAATTGATGAAAATAATGGAAAGGCAAGAAATCCGCCATGGATTGATTGTTGTTTGAAATCTTATTATGTTGACAAGAACGACATGTGGGGTAGTAGAAGATATGGGATCTTTGATACAAAACTTATAAACTGGTGA